GTAGAAGAAGAGAGTGGCGGATCAGGTACGCTGGCTGCCATCGAAAGAGGCTACACTGCGGATGCCGCCCTTATTCCTGAACCTACCAATATGACGATTTTTCCAAAACAGCAAGGCTCGATGTGGTTCAAAGTACATATTTACGGTAAATCTGCTCATGGTGGAACAAGATATGAAGGGGTCAGCGCCATTCAGAAGGTACATACCGTTCATGAAGCGATCCTGCAGCTGGAGCAGGAAAGAAATGAACGCCTGGACAGTCCGTTGTATGAAGGAAATCCGATCCCTGTTCCAATTAATGTAGGGAAAATTGCAGGAGGGACCTGGCCGTCTTCGGTTCCCGATCAAGTGACGATCGAAGGCCGTATGGGTGTCATTCCGGGAGAAGATCTACTCGAAGCGAAAGCGGCATTGGAAGCTAAGCTGGCTGCGTTAGCTAAAGAGGACAGCTGGTTTGCGGAAGCGCCGGTGGAAGTCGAGTGGTTTGGCGCAAGGTGGCTGCCGGGGGAAATTGAAGACGATCATCCGTTTCTACATTCTTTGATTCAAGCCTATCATTCCTATAAAAACGAGGACCCTGTGCTGAAAGCTTCTCCATGGGGAACCGATGGCGGATTGCTGACGGCGTTAAGAGGTATCCCAGCGGTTGTCTTTGGTCCGGGCGAGACAAGTATGGCGCATTATCCGAATGAATTCATTAACTTAGATCACGTATTTGAAGCTGCTGTGATTATGGCCGAAACGATTCTTCAATGGTGTGAAGTGGCGTCCGTGAATGAGAGTGTGCACTAGGATGGCTTCTTCCTTTTGAAATAGAAAGCTGTCGACGAGATAACATTTGAAATATAATTCATAGATCCTGGACCACTCACTTAAAGAGTATAAAACCAATCTAAAGACACCTTAACGGGTGTCTTTTTTCGTGGGCTGTCATGAGATCGTGAAGCTGAGGGGAAGAAGGAGTATGGGGGGGTGTGGAGATGACAAGCTCCCTCATTAGATAATTCGAAGCGTCCTAGTCTTTTCCTCCTACATTATGCATAACTTTTTTTATGGATGTGAAGTGAATGTTTGTAGAGCAAAGGGGGCTTGGTGTATGAAATTCCTGAAGTCGAAAAAAACATACCTCATCTTAGGGGGAATTGCAGGGGGAATAGCCGCTTTCTTTATTTTTTATTGGATCGGACATTCCAGTGCGAAGATCGTATTAAATGAGGAAAAAGCCAGCTATGAAGACATTATCCATCAGCTTGAAGAGAAAAGCAGCGAGCTCAAAGATACAGAAGACCAATTACATGAGGAAAAGCTGAATCTTTCTTATATTAAGGAAGAGTTAGAAAAAGAAGGGGACAAACTGAAAGCTAAACAGGAAGAAGTGGAGGAAGCCCTTGCTGTCGTAGAAGCGAAAGAGGAAACGGAAGGAAAATTGGAGGATCTCACCAAAAAGGTAACAGATGCTCAAGAAGAGAAAGAAGCGCTGGATAAGGAGATTAAGGGAAAAAAGGAAGAAATTAAAGCACTGGACGATACAATCAAAGAAAAGAAGGAAGAGCCAGTGGAGTTCCCGGCGGGGCAGTTTATCGTCGGTCATGACTTACAGGAGGGGCGCTATAAAGTGGTTCCCGTTGGAGAAGGAAGCAACTTTGTCGTTTATGATCCTGATGGATACCCGGAGGTCAATACGATCCTAAGCAATCAGAGTGATTTCGGGGTTCCGGAATATGTGTTTACGTGCGGGGAGGACTATATCATTCATTCGGAAGCTCCTTTCCGATTAATCCCGGTGGAGTGAATGTTCAAAAAGCCAGGAGTTAAGTCTTTCGTTTACATTTGTTTCTTTGCTTCCATTGCCCGTAGGTTTCTAATTAAAAAATTCAAGGTAAGGTGATCTGATTAAGATGTATGTTAAAAGAAACGTACTTTTCGTCTTATGTATTTTATTACTGGCCGCCTGTAGCGAAAATGATCCTGCTCAAGCTACTAAGGATAAAGAATCTGAACCGGCAGCTGAAACCCCTGCTACTGAAGACACTACGGAAACTGAGCCAGAACTTACGCCCGTAGAAAAAGTCAGAGAAGAAAATGATCAATATGTTAATGATTTATTAGATATGAACCTGGTTTTTATAGAAATTCATAAAGAAGCAATGTCGTATGCTGACACATACGCCCCTGGTGACATTAATATAGATTCACCTGAACTTGAAGAATTACAGTCCATTATGTCTCGTGTGGAAAGTGAAGTTGTTCCTGCTTTCGAAGAACTTGGCCCTCCTCCTACTGATGACTTAGATCGTCTATATGAAGTTCAACAGGAAAATGTGGCAAATATGCAGCAAATAGCAGAGAATTTGCCGCTGGCTATAACCGGTGCTGGCAGAGCCAAAAACGCAATTGGACAAAGCGGTGAGCTCTATGAAGAGCATTCTGATTTAATTGTAAACATTCTAGATCGGCTAAGAGAACAAGGATTAATTGAGTGAGAAATGGCTAAAATAGGGTATATAAAAGTTTAAGCTCCACCTTTTTTCCTTTGAAGGGAAGCGGATGAGAAAAATAAGGTGGATCTATTGCTCAGCAAGCAGAGAAAAGTTCCGGTGGAGTTTAAGAAGCTCAGGAGAAGGAAATAATTTTAACATAGCTATAACATCGAGGTAATTCGATTTAAATGTTTATTTGGTAAACTGTAGGGGCTAGCTTATAATTAGAAACCTCCCCCTAGGCTAGCCATATGTCTCAAGGTCCCGTCTCCTTAACGGGACTTTTTTTTGTTGTCCAGGAAATTATAAAAATTCCAAGCTGTGGATATATATTTAAAAGTGCGGCATCCAGCTCCAGCGCCCAGACACTCGCGTCGTAAGCAATCCGCCCTGCGGAAGGGAAGGCCGCCTTCCTCCGGCCGTTTTGCTTATGCGTTTCGTGCCTGCCAGGGCGCTTGTGCCTTTGTTCCGTGCGAGTGATACAGTCTCTCGTAGTTGCCCAATATAAGGAAAATCTAAAGGGTTTCCGATAAGTATATAACATAGAAGAAACTCGATGGGAGCCGTCAGGCAAGAGGATAAGTCTCAAATGGTTATCCATTTAGAAAAAACTTAGTTGCAGGATCCATTTAAAATTTACAAATAGAATGAGGACGCCCTATTTACTTTTACCTTCACCGGGAGTAAAATACATTCATGCAAATTGAATAGAATAGCTTCGCTTAACTTTCTTAACAAAGAAAGGTGGGGGACCCATTTTTGCAGCCGTGCTGCTAGGGGTGAATCTAACGAATGCATTCGTTAGTAGGGTGACTCTTTAGACCCGAATCCGACAGCTAACCTCATAAGCGTCTAAAGGGAAGAATGAAGTGGACAGGTTTGTTTAAACACGATGTCCCGCTGCCGCAAAAGTCATTCTTTTGTGGTTTTTTAATGGGAAAAAGGAGTAACCATCATGAAAAAAACATTTGCCATTATTGGATTAGGACGGTTTGGAGGAAGCATCTGCCGAACGTTAAGTGAGCAGGGTGTTGAAGTTCTGGCGATCGATAAAAGTGATGAAATTATATATGAATACAAGGACTTAGCTTCACATGCGGTGATAGCTGATTCCACAGACAAAAAGTTACTGCAGGAAATAGGGATTAAAAACGCGGACCATGTGATTGTCGCCATTGGGGATGATATTCAAGCCAGCCTATTGACGACTCTCATTTTAAAGGAAATGGGAATTAAAACAGTAACCGCGAAAGCCATTACCGATTACCATGGAATCATCTTAAAGAAAATAGGGGCGGATCACGTCGTGCATCCAGAAATCGAGATGGGGAAACGTATAGCTAATAAGATGATTTCATCGAGTGTACTCGATTATATCGAATTATCCGATGAATCCAGCGTGGTTGAAGTGGTGATCGGTAAGAAAATGATCGGGCAGACATTAGGCGACTTGGATGTTCGTGCTCATTTTGGGATAAATATTTTAGCTATTAAGAGAGCTAAAGAAATATTCATTTCACCAGAACCAAATAAAGATTTGGCAAAAGATGATCTTTTGGTTATCGTCGGGGCGGATGACGACATTAAAAGATTTAGAGACCATATGTTAGACAATGATTGATCTAAGGGGCGGACCGCACGGCTTTTTATACCATAATGTAGGCCCTTTATCCTTTTTTCGATCCTTTCAGCTAAGTTGTCAAATCATCTTTATCTATAAAATTTGTTCGAATGCCCTAAGGAGTTTAACTTATGATACGCAATCCTAAACGAAGCTTGACCAAGTATTTTAATCGCCTTACCCCGTTCCAGATTATCGTGCTGTATTATTGTATGGCTGTATTCGTTTCAACCTTTCTTCTTAGTCTGCCTTTTTTACATAAGGAAGGCATGAACTTAAGCCTGATTGATGCCATGTTTACGGCTGTCAGTGCCGTCAGTGTGACAGGGTTAACTGTGGTCTCCACAGCAGAAACTTTCAATACCCCGGGCTATTTTGTGTTAATGTTTATTCTCCAGTTTGGAGGAATCGGGGTCATGACGTTAGGGACTTTTATTTGGTTATTGTTAGGGAGTAAAATTGGGCTGAAAAGAAGAGAGCTGATTAAGACCGACCAAAACCAATCAACCTTTTCGGGGATGGTTTCCCTCATTAAACAAATTCTCCTGCTCATTCTTGCGATTGAAGCGTTGGGAGCGGTTATTTTAGGCGTTTACTTTACGCAATACTTCCCAACGTTAGGGGAATCTTTCGTACAAGGAATGTTTGCATCCGTCAGTGCGACAACAAACGCAGGGTTTGATATTACGGGGAACTCGCTTGTTATGTTTCAGGATGACTACTTTGTTCAGTTTATAAATATACTTCTCTTGACACTAGGGGCGATCGGTTTTCCTGTACTGATTGAAATCAAAGATTATCTTACGAAAAAAAGCAATGCCTATATCAATTTTTCCTTATTTGCGAAGCTGACATCTGTAACCTTTGCTGCGCTCGTTGTCGTAGGAGCGATCCTTATTTATTTGTTTGACCGCACCCACTTTTTTGAAGGG
This window of the Halobacillus sp. Marseille-Q1614 genome carries:
- a CDS encoding TrkH family potassium uptake protein; amino-acid sequence: MIRNPKRSLTKYFNRLTPFQIIVLYYCMAVFVSTFLLSLPFLHKEGMNLSLIDAMFTAVSAVSVTGLTVVSTAETFNTPGYFVLMFILQFGGIGVMTLGTFIWLLLGSKIGLKRRELIKTDQNQSTFSGMVSLIKQILLLILAIEALGAVILGVYFTQYFPTLGESFVQGMFASVSATTNAGFDITGNSLVMFQDDYFVQFINILLLTLGAIGFPVLIEIKDYLTKKSNAYINFSLFAKLTSVTFAALVVVGAILIYLFDRTHFFEGKSWHESFFYALFQSTTTRNGGLATMDVAEFTTPTLLVICVLMFIGASPSSVGGGIRTTTFAISLLSVIAYARGKSNVRVFRREIHQDDIFRSYIVINTAIALTGIAVILLNYFEPQFTLIEIIFEVCSAFGTTGLSMGITPDLHAPGKLIIISLMFIGRIGIFSFLFIVRGRVSKDRYHYPKEPMIIG
- a CDS encoding TrkA family potassium uptake protein, whose amino-acid sequence is MKKTFAIIGLGRFGGSICRTLSEQGVEVLAIDKSDEIIYEYKDLASHAVIADSTDKKLLQEIGIKNADHVIVAIGDDIQASLLTTLILKEMGIKTVTAKAITDYHGIILKKIGADHVVHPEIEMGKRIANKMISSSVLDYIELSDESSVVEVVIGKKMIGQTLGDLDVRAHFGINILAIKRAKEIFISPEPNKDLAKDDLLVIVGADDDIKRFRDHMLDND
- a CDS encoding peptidase, with translation MSYIQKVSSYIEKNRSEYERLLQEMVQQPSKAGGESGIQDIVEKRLSEKGFDVDRWELDYEALSKHTYFCASRPDFTGSENVVGVLKGEGEGKSLILNGHVDVVPEGERVQWEHDPYSGAIRGNKLFGRGATDMKGGNLSALLAVEAIQALGIKLKGDIIFQSVVEEESGGSGTLAAIERGYTADAALIPEPTNMTIFPKQQGSMWFKVHIYGKSAHGGTRYEGVSAIQKVHTVHEAILQLEQERNERLDSPLYEGNPIPVPINVGKIAGGTWPSSVPDQVTIEGRMGVIPGEDLLEAKAALEAKLAALAKEDSWFAEAPVEVEWFGARWLPGEIEDDHPFLHSLIQAYHSYKNEDPVLKASPWGTDGGLLTALRGIPAVVFGPGETSMAHYPNEFINLDHVFEAAVIMAETILQWCEVASVNESVH